The proteins below come from a single Danio aesculapii chromosome 23, fDanAes4.1, whole genome shotgun sequence genomic window:
- the ccnt1 gene encoding cyclin-T1 isoform X1, with translation MAATFPSPSLNNNKWYFTREQIENSPSRRAGLDPDKELSYRQQAANLLQDMGQRLNVSQLTINTAIVYMHRFYMVQSFTRFHRNVIAPAALFLAAKVEEQPRKLEHVIKVTHACLNPQDPSPDTRSDTYLQQAQDLVILESIILQTLGFEITIDHPHTHVVKCTQLVRGENQLLTLNCASYCSVKGTSSTPSSQISRLIMSFPFIVPASKDLAQTSYFMATNSLHLTTFCLQYSPPIVACVCIHLACKWSNWEIPVSTDGKHWWQYVDPTVTLELLDELTHEFLQILEKTPSRLKRTRNWKAAGQTAKKSKVQDGDQSEAIMNMISMSSSDSTLAGLTSLSAPPSGSSMDSCADEHSAAASAQHWQPPSKEQPTANELHAPAKVSLSEYRAKHADELAAQKRELKNMEASVKQGYATAAQALMNQQRKDKHHHHQQTSSSDTNNPSPIVLKIPLDERSERSSIKMRLPVPGQSGGGHSHSSSSSSRGSDQDIKVRIRVPDRRSGSGEDGKSREKHRERSNHHHHHHHHHHHSSSSSTGSLSASSSSSSAQKHSAGASGSSKKLSGDSVRTSSSSSMSRKRTHMPDPSSASTHSSSKVSKSSRNSFQLPTLPGVPSHVMPDILPSLHHQGNYSHSKTDKADTNGHNTAGQSNEYQDTFDMLNSLLSAQGVQPAQPQIFDYRSQYGEFRYSSSARGGAQPPPLPSEPPPPLPPLPK, from the exons TTCCCTTCGCCTTCGCTAAATAACAATAAATGGTACTTCACGCGCGAACAAATCGAAAACAGCCCATCTCGCCGAGCGGGACTTGATCCCGACAAAGAGCTCTCGTACCGACAGCAAGCTGCTAACCTGCTGCAGGACATGGGACAGCGGCTCAACGT GTCACAACTCACAATTAACACTGCCATTGTGTATATGCATCGCTTTTACATGGTCCAGTCCTTCACTCGCTTCCACCGGAAT GTGATTGCTCCTGCAGCTCTGTTTTTAGCAGCGAAGGTGGAGGAACAGCCCCGTAAGCTGGAGCATGTGATTAAGGTGACCCATGCGTGTCTCAATCCTCAGGACCCATCACCAGACACCAGGAGTGAT ACATACCTGCAACAAGCCCAAGACCTGGTCATTCTTGAGAGCATAATACTCCAGACCCTGG GTTTTGAGATCACCATTGATCATCCTCACACACATGTTGTCAAGTGTACCCAGCTTGTGCGAGGTGAGAACCAGCTGCTCACTCTAAACTGTGCTTCGTATTGCTCAGTAAAGGGTACGTCTAGCACACCAAGCTCACAGATTTCACGTCTGATCATGAGCTTTCCTTTTATTGTTCCAGCGAGTAAGGATTTGGCTCAGACTTCATATTTCATGGCAACAAACAG TCTTCATTTGACTACGTTCTGTCTGCAGTATAGTCCACCAATTGTAGCTTGTGTTTGTATTCATCTGGCCTGTAAATGGTCCAACTGGGAGATTCCCGTTTCCACAGATGGCAAACACTGGTGGCAGTATGTTGACCCCACTGTGACCCTTGAGCTGTTGGATG AGCTCACTCATGAGTTCCTGCAGATCTTGGAAAAGACACCCAGCCGCTTAAAACGCACCAGAAACTGGAAA GCTGCAGGTCAAACTGCCAAGAAATCGAAAGTGCAGGATGGAGATCAGTCTGAAGCCATCATGAACATGATCTCCATGTCGTCGTCCGACAGCACGTTGGCAGGACTGACGAGCCTCTCCGCTCCACCCTCCGGTTCCTCCATGGACTCTTGTGCAGACGAGCACAGTGCCGCAGCCTCCGCTCAACACTGGCAGCCTCCCAGCAAAGAGCAGCCCACCGCCAACGAGCTCCACGCACCCGCCAAAGTCTCTCTGAGCGAGTATCGGGCCAAGCACGCGGACGAGTTGGCGGCACAGAAGCGGGAGCTGAAGAACATGGAGGCAAGTGTGAAACAAGGATACGCCACTGCCGCCCAGGCCCTAATGAACCAGCAGAGGAAAGATAAACACCATCACCACCAACAGACCAGCTCCTCAGACACCAACAACCCATCCCCAATCGTCTTAAAGATCCCGCTGGATGAGCGATCGGAGCGAAGTTCCATAAAAATGCGCTTACCTGTGCCAG GTCAGTCCGGCGGGGGTCACAGCCACAGCAGCAGTAGCAGCAGCCGCGGATCAGACCAGGACATCAAAGTGCGCATTCGGGTTCCAGACAGGCGAAGCGGATCCGGAGAAGATGGGAAAAGTCGTGAAAAACACCGAGAGCGATCcaaccaccaccaccatcatcaccaccaccaccaccactctTCCTCCTCCAGCACGGGTTCCCTCTCAGCATCGTCTTCCTCATCCTCAGCACAAAAACACTCGGCCGGCGCTTCAGGAAGTAGCAAAAAGCTCTCAGGTGATTCAGTGCGGACGAGCTCTTCATCGTCGATGTCACGAAAACGAACCCACATGCCAGATCCTTCCTCCGCCAGCACCCACTCATCCTCAAAAGTCAGCAAATCATCCAGAAACTCATTTCAGTTGCCCACGCTCCCTGGAGTGCCGTCTCATGTGATGCCCGACATCCTTCCCTCGCTGCACCATCAGGGAAACTATTCGCACTCCAAGACGGACAAAGCGGATACAAACGGTCACAACACGGCCGGACAGTCTAACGAGTACCAGGACACCTTTGACATGTTGAACTCGCTGCTCAGTGCGCAGGGCGTCCAGCCGGCGCAACCTCAGATATTTGACTACCGCTCTCAATACGGAGAGTTTCGCTATAGCAGCAGCGCTCGCGGAGGAGCACAGCCGCCACCTTTACCCTCAGAACCACCTCCACCTCTGCCTCCATTGCCCAAATAA
- the ccnt1 gene encoding cyclin-T1 isoform X2: MAATFPSPSLNNNKWYFTREQIENSPSRRAGLDPDKELSYRQQAANLLQDMGQRLNVSQLTINTAIVYMHRFYMVQSFTRFHRNVIAPAALFLAAKVEEQPRKLEHVIKVTHACLNPQDPSPDTRSDTYLQQAQDLVILESIILQTLGFEITIDHPHTHVVKCTQLVRASKDLAQTSYFMATNSLHLTTFCLQYSPPIVACVCIHLACKWSNWEIPVSTDGKHWWQYVDPTVTLELLDELTHEFLQILEKTPSRLKRTRNWKAAGQTAKKSKVQDGDQSEAIMNMISMSSSDSTLAGLTSLSAPPSGSSMDSCADEHSAAASAQHWQPPSKEQPTANELHAPAKVSLSEYRAKHADELAAQKRELKNMEASVKQGYATAAQALMNQQRKDKHHHHQQTSSSDTNNPSPIVLKIPLDERSERSSIKMRLPVPGQSGGGHSHSSSSSSRGSDQDIKVRIRVPDRRSGSGEDGKSREKHRERSNHHHHHHHHHHHSSSSSTGSLSASSSSSSAQKHSAGASGSSKKLSGDSVRTSSSSSMSRKRTHMPDPSSASTHSSSKVSKSSRNSFQLPTLPGVPSHVMPDILPSLHHQGNYSHSKTDKADTNGHNTAGQSNEYQDTFDMLNSLLSAQGVQPAQPQIFDYRSQYGEFRYSSSARGGAQPPPLPSEPPPPLPPLPK, encoded by the exons TTCCCTTCGCCTTCGCTAAATAACAATAAATGGTACTTCACGCGCGAACAAATCGAAAACAGCCCATCTCGCCGAGCGGGACTTGATCCCGACAAAGAGCTCTCGTACCGACAGCAAGCTGCTAACCTGCTGCAGGACATGGGACAGCGGCTCAACGT GTCACAACTCACAATTAACACTGCCATTGTGTATATGCATCGCTTTTACATGGTCCAGTCCTTCACTCGCTTCCACCGGAAT GTGATTGCTCCTGCAGCTCTGTTTTTAGCAGCGAAGGTGGAGGAACAGCCCCGTAAGCTGGAGCATGTGATTAAGGTGACCCATGCGTGTCTCAATCCTCAGGACCCATCACCAGACACCAGGAGTGAT ACATACCTGCAACAAGCCCAAGACCTGGTCATTCTTGAGAGCATAATACTCCAGACCCTGG GTTTTGAGATCACCATTGATCATCCTCACACACATGTTGTCAAGTGTACCCAGCTTGTGCGAG CGAGTAAGGATTTGGCTCAGACTTCATATTTCATGGCAACAAACAG TCTTCATTTGACTACGTTCTGTCTGCAGTATAGTCCACCAATTGTAGCTTGTGTTTGTATTCATCTGGCCTGTAAATGGTCCAACTGGGAGATTCCCGTTTCCACAGATGGCAAACACTGGTGGCAGTATGTTGACCCCACTGTGACCCTTGAGCTGTTGGATG AGCTCACTCATGAGTTCCTGCAGATCTTGGAAAAGACACCCAGCCGCTTAAAACGCACCAGAAACTGGAAA GCTGCAGGTCAAACTGCCAAGAAATCGAAAGTGCAGGATGGAGATCAGTCTGAAGCCATCATGAACATGATCTCCATGTCGTCGTCCGACAGCACGTTGGCAGGACTGACGAGCCTCTCCGCTCCACCCTCCGGTTCCTCCATGGACTCTTGTGCAGACGAGCACAGTGCCGCAGCCTCCGCTCAACACTGGCAGCCTCCCAGCAAAGAGCAGCCCACCGCCAACGAGCTCCACGCACCCGCCAAAGTCTCTCTGAGCGAGTATCGGGCCAAGCACGCGGACGAGTTGGCGGCACAGAAGCGGGAGCTGAAGAACATGGAGGCAAGTGTGAAACAAGGATACGCCACTGCCGCCCAGGCCCTAATGAACCAGCAGAGGAAAGATAAACACCATCACCACCAACAGACCAGCTCCTCAGACACCAACAACCCATCCCCAATCGTCTTAAAGATCCCGCTGGATGAGCGATCGGAGCGAAGTTCCATAAAAATGCGCTTACCTGTGCCAG GTCAGTCCGGCGGGGGTCACAGCCACAGCAGCAGTAGCAGCAGCCGCGGATCAGACCAGGACATCAAAGTGCGCATTCGGGTTCCAGACAGGCGAAGCGGATCCGGAGAAGATGGGAAAAGTCGTGAAAAACACCGAGAGCGATCcaaccaccaccaccatcatcaccaccaccaccaccactctTCCTCCTCCAGCACGGGTTCCCTCTCAGCATCGTCTTCCTCATCCTCAGCACAAAAACACTCGGCCGGCGCTTCAGGAAGTAGCAAAAAGCTCTCAGGTGATTCAGTGCGGACGAGCTCTTCATCGTCGATGTCACGAAAACGAACCCACATGCCAGATCCTTCCTCCGCCAGCACCCACTCATCCTCAAAAGTCAGCAAATCATCCAGAAACTCATTTCAGTTGCCCACGCTCCCTGGAGTGCCGTCTCATGTGATGCCCGACATCCTTCCCTCGCTGCACCATCAGGGAAACTATTCGCACTCCAAGACGGACAAAGCGGATACAAACGGTCACAACACGGCCGGACAGTCTAACGAGTACCAGGACACCTTTGACATGTTGAACTCGCTGCTCAGTGCGCAGGGCGTCCAGCCGGCGCAACCTCAGATATTTGACTACCGCTCTCAATACGGAGAGTTTCGCTATAGCAGCAGCGCTCGCGGAGGAGCACAGCCGCCACCTTTACCCTCAGAACCACCTCCACCTCTGCCTCCATTGCCCAAATAA